In Streptomyces sp. NBC_00341, the DNA window CACAATCGACCGGTCTCGGTCCCGTATGGCCCCCCTTTTACGGCTCGCACGTGGCTGGAATCGACGACGGCCCGCGACCAGTCGAGGCGGGCAGCCGCGTTCAGCTCGGCCAGAGCACTTCGTGCAAGCGCTGCCAGACGCCGGCCTCGTTCCAGTCCCGCAGCCGTCGCCAGCACGTCATGCCCGACCCGAATCCCAACTCCTTCGGCAGGAACTCCCATTGAATGTCCGTGTGGAGCACGAAGAGGTTGCCGCACAGCACCCCTCCCGGTCGGGCAGTAGCTTCCGGCCCGGGTGCCGGAACCGACGCTCCTTGCGCGGCAGGAGCGGCTCGATCCGCTCCCACAAGTCATCCGACACGATCCACGGCGAAGTCCCCCATGCACCGCCAACGCCCAAATCATGATGCGGACACGGCCACCAAGGCCCAGCCACCTCATTGTGTTAGCCGCTGTAACAACGAATAACACAATGACGCGCAGAGGTCCGTCCCTAGAGGTATCCCGGCCCACCGCTGTTGACGAACCGGTCAGGCCTGCTCTAGCAACTCCGGAAACTGCTGCAGGTCATCGGCCACGCGGTCGAGCTCAGGCTCGTCCAGCGATGCTGTTCGCGTCCGGTAGATCGCCCCGCCAGGGCCAGCGATGTGGGACTGGCCTCCTACGTTCGACCCAATGGCCAGACCGCAGGACTTCTGGTCCACGCCCATATCGACAGCTCAATACTCCTTGAGCTGCAGAAAAACATCCCCTGCAGGGGCGACGAAGTAGCCGTTGCCGACGTCCGCCCAAGTGACGTCACCAATGCTGTCGTAGAAAGTAACCAGGTCAGCAGGGGCGACACTCACTGGGACAAGCATGCGAGCGGTGGCCTGATCGTCGTGGCCGGCCGGACCACATTGGTCCCTGGTGCGAATCCGTGCTCGTGCTCGAACTCGTTGGTCATTGCCTTCAGGTCCTCAGATACCGTGCTCATCTACAAAGCCAACCAGGCGTACGAAAGCGAACGGTCACTCATGAGCGTGGATCATGAAATGCGCCGCAGCCATCTACGGGATGACCGACAATCTTGCTGGTGAAGGTTGGAGCACTGCCCTGAACAGTCGGTGGGTGATGAGGCAGCAGGCGAGTTTGAGGTTGGCTTCGTGGATGTCTGCTCGTCGTTCCCAGCGGATGCGGAGGCGTTTGAAGCCGTGGAGTCAGGCGGTTGGGTCGGCCGCGCAGTGAGGTGCTTGCCGTGGCAGGTCCTGTTCCGCGCGGCCTCCCGCCGAACCGAACATGAAGGATTCCTGTCATCCGGCTCTCCGGTGACTACTGCGTGAGTGGTCTGGTCGGCCCTTCCGAATGGATACGGTCGTGGCAGGTATCGCAGGCCACAACCGCTTTGCGGCGCCGGTGGAGCGTGGCGCGCGCCCAGTCGGAAGACTGCAATCCGGCATCTGCGAGAGCGCGGATGTGGTGCACTTGCACGTTGCCCTCGCTTCCCCAGATCTCGCACGTATCCGCCAGGAGTCTCGCGATGAGTTCATTCTGCGGATAGTCCACCCGGATCGGTTTACGATCGGCGAGTTCGGCCGCTCACTGCCGTCGGTCCGCCGCACCGTGCCACCAGGGACTTCGTGTCCTTCCGTTCGATTCAGCCCTCGAACAGACGCGGGATCCATTGGAGGTATCGATTCCGACCTTGTGCTTGGCGGCCATCTTCGGTACTGACGAACGGTGCCTTGCGGCAAGGGCCTTGGTCATGGATGTCTCCATGACCCGTTGCAGCCGGAAGAAATCTCCGGCGAGCAGGTAGTGCTGGGCCATGCCCCGGCAAACGGTCCCGAAACGTCGCCACGATCGCATGATCGCCGCTGTTGATCAAGGCCATGAGAGGTGCCCCCAGGACCGGCAAGTCCTGGGGGCCGTGGTGCGTGCCACCGGCTCACATACCCGCGATCAGCTTCTCCACTCGGTCGTCCACGGAACGGAACGGGTCCTTGCACAACACCGTGCGCTGCGCCTGGTCGTTGAGCTTGAGGTGGACCCAGTCGACGGTGAAGTCCCGGCGCTGCTCCTGGGCCCGCCGGATGAAGTCGCCGCGCAGCCGGGCCCTGGTGGTCTGCGGGGGCACCGACTTGCCCTCGAAGATCTTCAGGTCGTTGCAGATGCGGGCGGCCTGCCCCTTGCGCTCCAGCAGGTAGTACAGACCTCGGCGGCGATGGATGTCGTGGTAGGCGAGGTCTATCTGGGCGACCCGCGGATTCGACATGGTCATGTTGTGCTTGCCCCGGTACCGCTCGATGAGCTTGTACTTCATGACCCAGTCGATCTCGGTATCGATCCGGTCGAGGTCCTCGGCCTCGATCGCGTCCAGCGTGCGGCCCCACAGTTCGAGGACCTTCTCGACGTTGCCCGTGCGGATGCCTCGGCGGTCGACGAAGTCCACGGCCTTCTCGTAGTACTCGCGCTGCACCTCGATGGCGGATGCCTCGCGGCCGCTGGCCAGGCGCACCTTGCGCTGTCCCGTGATGTCGTGGCTGACCTCCCGGATCGCCCGGATCGGGTTCTCCAGCGTCAGATCCCGCATCACCGTGCCCGCCTCGATCATGCGGAGCACCAGATCGGTGGCGCCGACCTTGAGCAGCATGGTCGTCTCGGACATGTTGGAGTCACCGACGATGACGTGGAGGCGGCGGTACCGCTCCGCGTCCGCGTGCGGTTCGTCCCGGGTGTTGATGATCGGACGGGAGCGTGTCGTCGCGGAGCTGACGCCCTCCCAGATGTGCTCGGCACGCTGGCTGACGCAGTAGACGGCGCCCCGCGGGGTCTGCAGCACCTTGCCGGCGCCGCAGATCAGCTGCCTCGTGACGAGGAAGGGAATGAGGATGTCCGCGAGCCGGGAGAATTCTCCGTGCCGGGCCACGAGGTAGTTCTCATGGCATCCGTAGGAGTTTCCGGCCGAATCGGTGTTGTTCTTGAAGAGATAGACGTCGCCCGCGATTCCCTCCTCGTGCAGACGGCGTTCGGCGTCGACAAGCAGGCCTTCGAGAATGCGCTCGCCGGCCTTGTCGTGAGTGACCAGCTCGGTCAGGTTGTCGCATTCGGGGGTTGCATATTCCGGATGCGATCCCACGTCGAGGTAGAGGCGGGCGCCGTTCCGCAGAAAGACATTGCTGCTGCGGCCCCATGACACAACACGGCGGAAGAGGTAGCGCGCCACTTCATCAGGAGACAGTCGGCGCTGTCCCCTGAACGTGCACGTGACGCCGTACTCGTTCTCCAGCCCGAAAATGCGGCGGTCCATGACTGAACATTACGCCTGATGGCCCGAGCTGAAACCGGGTTCGACGGCACCGTTTCGATCATTTTCCGATCCTCGCACCGCGACAGCACTACGCCCGGGAGCTGCGAGGACCCTTCCGGTGGCCAGCAGAACCAGCAGCGCCGCCACTCCACCGGCCCCCGCCACCGCGAAGCTCCACGCCGTCCCGCCCAGTTCCACGGCCGGTCCCGCCACCGCCGTCCCGGCCGCCGCGCCCACCCCGAAGGTCGTCACCAGCCACGAAAAGGCCTCCGTCACCGTGCCCCTCGGAGCGTGCCGGTCGACGACGATGAACGAGCAGGCGATCGCGGGCGCCAGGAACACTCCCGCGACCCCGGCCAGCACGGTCATCGCCACCACACCAGGGGTCAGCGTCAGCGGCAGGTAGCCCAGCGCGAGCAGCGCCACGATCACCCGCAGCCGGCGCTCGGGCGGCCCCGACCACTGCCGCGCCCCGTAGGCCGCGCCGCCGATCAGCGCGCCGAGCCCCAGGGCGGCCATCAGCCAGCCGTAGACGGACTCCTGGCCCTGGTCGTCGGCATAGGCGACGCCCGCCACCGTGATGGAGCCCAGCGCCAGACCGACGAAGAAGAACGAGCCGAGCAGCGCCAGCAGCCCCGGCGAACGGAGCGCACCGAGCCAGTGCGCCTCGCGCGGCGCGGAGCGCCAGGTCCTGGACGGCTCGGACAGGACGACGGACAGCGCCCCCAGGACCCCTATCGCGTTGATCACGAGGAGTGCGGCTGCGGGCGACCAGAGGGAGACCAGCAGGGTCACCAGCAGCGGCCCCACCGTGAACATGACCTCCTGCGCGACCGCGTCCATGGCGTACGCCCGGTGCACCCGGTCCTCACTGCCGAGGACGCTCGGCCACAGGGCGCGCAGACCGCCCTCCAGGGGAGGTGTGGCCACGCCTGCGAGTGCCACGGCCCCGTAGGCGAGCGGCAGCGACCCGAAGCCCACCAGGGTGAGCAGGGCCATCCCGATGGCGGACAGGACGGCGGCGGGCAGTTGGACGCGCGGCTGGCCGTACAGATCCACGGCGCGGCCCAGCAGCGGCTGTCCGACCGCCGTGCCCAGCCCGTACACCGCGGCGAGCGCGCCCGCGAGCGCGTAGCTGCCGCCCTCCGCACGGGTGAACAGGACGATCGCGATGGGGGCGGTGCCGTTCGGCAGCCGCCCCACGAGGGTGCCGGTCAGCAGCCGGGCGGCATGCCGCGCCCGGAGGATGTCCAGATATCCCGCGGCCATGTCCCGCCCCTCTCCCCGGGACGCCTTCCGGCCACCCTAGGTGTTACGTATAACTTCCTGGATCATACGTACCATGTGACCAGCCCGCAGGTCCACCTCACGGCGCCTGCCCCGACCGGCCCGGAGGCCCGAGTGACCAGCCCAGCACAACCCGCCCCCTCCCGGCCCACCAGCCGTGACGTGGCACGGGCCGTCGGCGTCTCGCAGGCCACCGTCTCCCTGGTCCTCGGCGGCAAATGGCGCGGCCGGGTCTCCTCCGCCACCGCGGAGCGCGTGCGGGAGGCCGCCCACGAGCTCGGGTACCGGCCGAATCTCGCCGCCCGGAATCTGCGCCTGGGCCGCACCAGGACCGCCCTGCTCGTCGTCCCGGCCCTCACCAACGAGTTCTTCGCCCGGGTGTACACCGGGGCCGCCGCCGTCGCCGCCGAGCACGGCTTCGGCGTCGTCCTCTACCCCTCGCCCGACGGCACCGGCCCGGCCCGGGACCCCTTCGCCTCGGCCCGCGCCGCGCTCGACGGGGTCATCGCCTCATCGATGGCCGCCGACGCGCTGGGCGCCCTGCACGGGGCCGACCTGCCCCTGGTCATGCTCGACAGCGACCCCTCGGCCCCGGGTCCGGCGGCCCGCGTCAACCTCGACGTCGCCGACGGGATGCGTCAGGTGACGGAGCATCTGCTCGCCCTCGGCCACCGCCGCTTCGTCCATCTCGCCTCCGCCGTCGACACCTGGACGTTCGCGGTCCGCGCCGAAGCCGTCCGGGACACCCTGCGCGGCGTGCCCGGCACCGACGTACGCACCGTGCCGGCGGCGCTGGACGTACGGGCCGGCCACGCGGCCGCGGAACACGCACTGGCCCTTCCCGGCCCCCGGCCCACCGCCATCGTCTGCGACGACGACATCCTGGCCGCGGGCGCCTGCAAGGCGGCACGCCGGCTCGGACTGCGGGTACCGGACGACCTCTCCGTGACAGGCTTCGACGATCTGGCCCTGGCCACGGCCGTGGAGCCCGAACTCACCACGGTGCGGCTGCCCGCAGAACAGGTCGGTGAGCGCGGTATGAGCGCCCTGCTGGCCGTTCTGGACGGCCGCACGGCCGAGACCGGCAGCCTGCCGGTGCACCTGGTCGTCCGCGGCTCGTCCGCTCCCCCGCGCCCGGACCGGCCCGCATGACAGAGCCCCGGCCCGCCGGGGAGGCGGACCGGGGCAGAGCCCTACGGCGGAACGGACTACTCCACGTCCCCACCGGAATCGGTGGAGCCGGAGCCGGTCGAACCGGCCTCGGTCGAACCGGAATCCGCGGAATCGCCGGAGTCGGTAACGGCCTTCTTGCCGCTCGACTTGCCACTCGACTTGCCGGTGGCCGTCGCCGTGGTGCTGTCGTCGCCGTCCTCCGTGTCCGAGGGGGCGTCCGTCGGCGTCGAGCCGGCGCCGTCGGCCTCCAGCAGCCGCGCCAGCTGCCGGCCGACGATCCGCTTGAACTTGCGCTGCTGCGGCCTCGTACGGTCCAGGACCGCGACCTCAAGCCGGTCTGCGGGGATCTCCCGCTCACTGCCGTTGGGATCGCGGGACAGCGCCTGCACCGCCAGCTTCAGCGCCTCGGCCAGTGACATCCCGTCACGGTGCCGCTGGTCCAGGAAGGTGCTGATCTGCTCCGCGTTGCCACCGACGGCGACCGAGCCGTGCTCGTCCACGATCGAGCCGTCGTGCGGCAGCCGGTAGATCTGGTCACCGTCCGCCGCCGCGCCCACCTCGGCGACGACCAGCTCCACCTCGTACGGCTTCTCGGCCGCACTGGAGAAGATGGTGCCGAGCGTCTGCGCGTAGACATTCGCCAGTCCACGGGCCGTCACATCGTCACGGTCATAGGTGTATCCGCGCAGATCCGCATAGCGCACGCCGCCGATGCGGAGATTCTCGTACTCGTTGTACTTACCGGCGGCGGCGAAACCGATCCGGTCATAGATCTCGCTGAACTTGTGCAGCGCGCGGGACGGGTTCTCGCCGACGAACACAATGCCGTCGGTGTACTGCAGCACAACCAGGCTGCGACCACGGGCGATGCCCTTCCGGGCGTATTCCGCCCGGTCGGCCATGGCCTGCTGAGGTGAGACATAGAACGGCGTCGACACCGGCTATCCGTCCCTTTCTGTCAGTGACAAGAGCATCGAAGGAGCCTGGGCACGGGGGTCAGAGCAGCTCGGCGCGCGGGCCGTCGGGCTGTTCCATCCTTCGTTCCAGAACCGAGCGGGCGATGTCGGCGGATTCCGTCTCGGCCAGTTTCCGGAAACCCTCGTCGGTGATGACGGTGATGATCGGATAGATACGCCGGGCGACGTCGGGCCCACCGGTCGCCGAGTCGTCGTCCGCCGCGTCGTACAGCGCCTGCACGACCAGGGTGAGTGTCTGCTCCTGCGTCAGGTCCTCGCGGTAGAGCTTCTTCATCGAGGTGCGGGCGAAGATCGACCCGGAGCCCGTGGAGGCGTAGCCCTGCTCCTCGGAGCGGCCTCCGGTGACGTCGTACGAGAAGATCCGGCCCCGCTCGCGGTCGACGTCGTAGCCGGCGAAGAGCGGCACCACGGCGAGCCCCTGCATGGCCATCGCCAGATTGCTCCGGATCATCGTGGAGAGCCGGTTCGCCTTGCCCTCCAGGGAGAGCTGGGCACCCTCGACCTTCTCGAAGTGCTCCAGCTCCAACTGGAAGAGCTTGACCATCTCCACGGCCAGCCCCGCCGTACCGGCGATACCCACCGCCGAGTACTCGTCGGCCGGGAACACCTTCTGGATGTCGCGCTGCGCGATCATGCTGCCCATGGTCGCCCGCCGGTCACCGGCCAGCACCACGCCGCCGGGGAACGAAGCCGCAACGATGGTCGTCCCGTGCGGGGCCTCGATGGCCCCCTTCATGGGCGGCAGCTGCCGGTTACCCGGCAGCATCGCGGGCGACTGGTCGGTCAGGAAGTCCATGAAGGATGACGATCCCGGCGTCAGGAAGGCAGCTGGTAGACGCCCGGTGCTACGAGTGTTGGCTTCCACGCGTTTCCCTCCAGGTAAGCGATGGCCCTGCGCAAGGTGTCAGGATCATCCCCCAACTTGCCGATGGCCGAATTGCAGTTGAAGCACAGTACGCCTCGGACCCTACCCGTCTCGTGGCAGTGATCCACATGTACGGCGGGAGCAGCTGAACCGATGCGCCTGCCACCCGCCACGGGATGCCCTGCTGTCCGCAGAGGCACCCCGTGGTGGGGAACGTGGCTACGTGATCAGCTCTTCGAGCGGTTCACGTCGGGCACCGCGTCCTACTCGCCACCCTTTTGAACAAATGATCGAACGAAGTCCTCGGCATTGGCCTCGAGGACGTCATCGATCTCGTCGAGGACGTCGTCGACGTCGTCGCTCAGCTTCTCCTGTCGCTCCTGGAGGTCGTCGGAAGCCTGCGCGTCCTGTGCCTGCTCCTCGGTCCCCTCGGTGGAGCGCGTCGCCTTCTGCTGTCCGCCACCGGTGTCCTTGGTCGCCATATAGCTCACCCCGCTCGGTTCGAAGCACTTGATCAGACCCTACCTACGGGGTCCGACATTGGCCCGGTACTTGTCTCAACGTCCGGAGGTCATCGGAATGATTCCCAGCCGACGGCCCTTTCAGCCGCCCGCGAGCACCCGGACCAGCTCTTCCGCGGTACGACAGCGGTCCAGGAGGTCCTTGACGTGCTCACGGGTGCCCCGGAGCGGTTCCATTGTGGGTACCCGCTGCAGGGAGTCATGGCCCGGAAGATCGAAGATGACCGAATCCCAGGAGGCCGCCGCGACGTCGTCCGCGTACTGCTCCAGGCAGCGGCCGCGGAAATACGCCCTGGTGTCCTCCGGTGGCGCCGTACGGGCCTGCTCGACCTCGTTCTCGTCCAGCAGGCGGTTCATCCTGCCGCGGGCCGCCAGACGGTTGTACAGGCCCTTGTCGGGCCGTACGTCGGCGTACTGGAGGTCCACCAGGTGCAGGCGGGGCGCGTCCCAGTCGAGGCTGTCCCGGCGGCGGTAGCCTTCCATGAGCTCCCGCTTGGCGATCCAGTCCAGCTCGCGGGACAGGCTCATCGGATCGTTCTCCAGCCGGTTGAGCGTGTCCTCCCAGCGGATCAGGATGTCCTTGGTCTGCTCGTCGGCGTCCGCCCCGTACCGCTCCTCGACGTATTTGCGGCCGAGCTCGAAGTACTCCATCTGGAGCTGTACAGCGGTGAGTGTCCGTCCGCTGCGCAGAGTGACCAGCTGCTGGAGATCCGGGTCGTGGGACACCTGGTGCAGCGTGCGCACCGGCTGGTCGACGGCCAGGTCGACGTTGATGAAGCCGTCCTCGATCATGGAGAGGACCAGCGAGGTGGTGCCCAGCTTGAGATAGGTGGAGATCTCCGAGAGATTCGCGTCGCCGATGATCACATGCAGTCGGCGGTACTTCTCGGCGTCCGAGTGGGGTTCGTCGCGGGTGTTGATGATCGGCCGCTTGAGTGTGGTCTCCAGGCCGACCTCGACCTCGAAGTAGTCGGCGCGCTGGCTGATCTGGAAGCCGTGCTCGTGGCCGTCCTGGCCGATTCCGACCCGTCCGGCTCCGGTGACGACCTGGCGCGAGACGAAGAACGGGGTCAGGTGGCGCACGATGTCCGAGAACGGGGTCTCCCGCTTCATCAGGTAGTTCTCGTGCGTGCCGTACGAGGCGCCCTTGTTGTCGGTGTTGTTCTTGTAGAGGTGGATCGGCAGGGCGCCGGGCAGCTGGGCCGCGCGTTCGGCGGCCTCGGCCATGATGCGCTCGCCGGCCTTGTCCCAGAGGACCGCGTCCCTGGGGTTGGTGATCTCCGGGGAGCTGTACTCGGGGTGTGCGTGGTCGACGTAGAGCCGTGCCCCGTTGGTGAGGATGACATTGGCCAGGCCGATGTCCTCGTCCGTGAGCTGACTGGAGTCGGCGGTCTCGCGGGCGAGGTCGAAGCCTCGCGCGTCTCGCAGCGGGTTCTCCTCCTCGAAGTCCCAGCGGGCGCGGCGCGCCCGGTGCATCGCCGCCGCGTAGGCGTTGACGATCTGGGACGAGGTGAGCATGGCATTGGCGTTGGGATGGCCGGGCACGGAGATCCCGTACTCGGTCTCGATGCCCATTACTCGCCGTACGGTCATGCGGCCCTCCTTGCCCGGCGGCGCTCCCTTCCGGGAGCGGCGCTCAAGTACCGCTGCTTGTCCGGTGCGTGCGCGGTTCTGCCTGTACCCGCACTGCGCGACCGGGCGGTATGCATGAGCCTAGAGCGCCTCTGTGCTGGTGGGGAGATCAATTACGTCATTGCTGCGGTGTCGTCGCAGCTGTCCGGAAAGCAACCGGCTGCGGATGCCCGGCCGGGCATCCGCAGCCGGTCTGCGTTCTACAGGTACTGCCCGGTGTTCGCCACCGTGTCGATGGACCGCCCGGTGTCCGCGCCCTGCTTTCCGGTGACGAGTGTGCGGATGAAGACGATCCGCTCACCCTTCTTGCCGGAGATCCTGGCCCAGTCGTCCGGGTTGGTGGTGTTCGGCAGGTCCTCGTTCTCCTTGAACTCGTCCACACATGCCTGGAGGAGATGGGAGACGCGAAGGCCCTTCTGGCCCTGGTCGAGGAAGGCCTTGATGGCCATCTTCTTGGCCCGGTCGACGATGTTCTGGATCATCGCGCCGGAGTTGAAGTCCTTGAAGTACAGGACCTCCTTGTCGCCGTTGGCGTACGTCACCTCGAGGAAGCGGTTCTCCTCCGACTCGGTGTACATCCGCTCGACGACCGACTGGATCATGGCGTGCGCGGCGGCTTCCTTGGAGCCGGTGTGCTCGGCGAGGTCGTCGGCGTGCAGGGGCAGCGAGGGTGTGAGGTACTTCGCGAAGATGTCCTTCGCGGCCTCCGCGTCCGGACGCTCGATCTTGATCTTCACATCGAGGCGGCCGGGCCGCAGGATCGCGGGGTCGATCATGTCCTCGCGGTTGGAGGCGCCGATCACGATGACGTTCTCCAGGCCCTCGACGCCGTCGATCTCGGCGAGCAGCTGGGGGACGATGGTGTTCTCCACGTCCGAGCTGACGCCGGATCCCCGGGTACGGAAGAGCGACTCCATCTCGTCGAAGAAGACGATGACGGGGGTGCCCTCACTCGCCTTCTCGCGGGCACGCTGGAAGACCAGGCGGATGTGGCGCTCGGTCTCACCGACGTACTTGTTGAGGAGTTCGGGGCCCTTGATGTTGAGGAAGTAGCTCTTGCCGGCGGGCTGGCCGGTGACTTCGGCGACCTTCTTCGCGAGGGAGTTGGCGACGGCCTTGGCGATGAGCGTCTTGCCGCAGCCGGGCGGGCCGTAGAGCAGGATGCCCTTCGGTGGCCGCAGTTCGTGCTCCTTGAAGAGGTCCGGGTGCAGATAGGGGAGCTCGACCGCGTCGCGGATGAGCTCGATCTGGTCGCCCAGGCCGCCGATCTTGTTGTAGTCGATGTCCGGGACTTCTTCGAGGACGAGTTCTTCGACCTCGCTCTTGGGAACGACTTCGTAGACGTAGCCGGACCTGGGTTCGAGCAGCAGGGCGTCGCCGGGCCGGATGGTGATGTCCAGCAACGGCTCGGCGAGCCGCACCACCCGTTCCTCGTCGGTGTGCCCGACCACCAGGGCTCGTTCGCCGTCCTCAAGGATCTCCTTGAGGGTGACGATGTCCCCGGCCCGCTCGAATTCCATGGCGTCGACCACGTTGAGCGCTTCGTTGAGCATGACTTCCTGGCCGCGCCGGAGGTCTTCGAGCTCAACGCTGGGACTGACGTTCACCCGGAGCTTGCGGCCCCCGGTGAAGATGTCGCAGGTGCCGTCCTCGTTGGCCTGCAGGAACACACCGAAGCCGGCCGGTGGCTGTGCCAGCCGGTCGACCTCTTCCTTGAGGGCCACGATCTGGTCGCGGGCCTCGCGCAGTGTGCTGGCGAGCCGCTCGTTCTGAGCGGACACGCCTGCGAGGTTGGTCTGGAACTCGACGATCCGCTCTTCGAGAATCCTCGTATGACGCGGAGAGTCGGCGAGCTTACGTCGCAGGACGGCGATTTCCTGCTCAAGATAGGCGACCTGGCCGGCTGGGTCATCGGACCCCCGCCCGGGCCGGATGCCGCGGTTGGTGTCGTCGTCGTGGGCTGCCACGGTCCTCACCTCCTCCAAGGGGAGCTGGACGCTTCCTGACCCTACCTGGGTGGGTGATGATTGAAACCCCTAGATCACAAAGACTGTGAGGCGTGTCCGATCTTCACCCTTGCGCTCTCCCTCGTGTCAGGGGAATACCCACCCTTCAACATCGGAAAGCGGCCGGTTGTATCGTCGAAGTGTTCAACACCCGTCAGGGCTGGCTTTTTTTGGTTCGGATACGCAGGAAACGGCAGGCGAAATGACCGCGCAGCAGGACGCTCCCACCGGTGGCGACACGCAGGACCTGGAGGTCTGGATCGATCAGGACCTCTGCACGGGGGACGGCATCTGTGTGCAGTACGCGCCCGAGGTCTTCGAGCTGGACATCGACGGACTCGCCTATGTGAAGAGCGACGCGGACGAGCTGTTGCAGGACAAGGGGGCGACCACCCCGGTGCCGTTGCCGCTTCTCCAGGACGTGGTCGATTCGGCCAAGGAGTGTCCCGGCGACTGTATTCATGTACGACGCGTTTCGGACAGGGTCGAGGTCTTCGGTCCCGAGGCCGCCTGAACCGTCGGCCGTAGCGGCCGGCGGCTGCGGGAGGGGCGACCGTCAGGCGTTGCCGCCGGCCGAGCCGTCGGAGTCGTCGGAGTCGTCGGACAGGCTGTTGCGCACGAAGGCCCCGTTCTGCCACTGCCAGGTGACCTTCTCCTGCTTGTCGGGGCAGCAGGACGGGACCGAGGACGAGGAGTAGCCGAGGAGCGTCGCGGAGACGATGCCCTCACGCACGGTGAAGTCACCGACGCTCATCTTCTGGGCGGGGTCGACCAGGGTCGCGACGATCCTGGGTGCGGCCCCGCTCTCCTGTGTGAGGACGTAGACGCCACTGGGCGGTGTGCCCAGTCCGGCCGCGCAGTGGACCACCGCGACGGTTTCCGGGCGGCCGTCGCCGTCGAGGTCTCCGGGGGCCTCCTTGGCGACCGTGTTGCCGGTGTCGCCGCACTTCAGGGGGAACGCCGCGCGGGCGGGGTCGGGCGGGGCCACGGGGGCCGTGCCGTGCTGCACCGCGGTGCGGTGGGGCGTGGTGGAGGCAGAGGCGGCCGTGTCGGGCTGGAGCAGGCCGGCTGCCGCGACGACGGCGGCCATGGCAGCCGCGGTGGCGAGCCAGTGCAGCGTCGTGCTGTCGGTGTGCGCGAGGTCCGGGAGCGCGGAGGTCTGCAC includes these proteins:
- a CDS encoding LacI family DNA-binding transcriptional regulator, whose amino-acid sequence is MTSPAQPAPSRPTSRDVARAVGVSQATVSLVLGGKWRGRVSSATAERVREAAHELGYRPNLAARNLRLGRTRTALLVVPALTNEFFARVYTGAAAVAAEHGFGVVLYPSPDGTGPARDPFASARAALDGVIASSMAADALGALHGADLPLVMLDSDPSAPGPAARVNLDVADGMRQVTEHLLALGHRRFVHLASAVDTWTFAVRAEAVRDTLRGVPGTDVRTVPAALDVRAGHAAAEHALALPGPRPTAIVCDDDILAAGACKAARRLGLRVPDDLSVTGFDDLALATAVEPELTTVRLPAEQVGERGMSALLAVLDGRTAETGSLPVHLVVRGSSAPPRPDRPA
- the pafA gene encoding Pup--protein ligase, yielding MDRRIFGLENEYGVTCTFRGQRRLSPDEVARYLFRRVVSWGRSSNVFLRNGARLYLDVGSHPEYATPECDNLTELVTHDKAGERILEGLLVDAERRLHEEGIAGDVYLFKNNTDSAGNSYGCHENYLVARHGEFSRLADILIPFLVTRQLICGAGKVLQTPRGAVYCVSQRAEHIWEGVSSATTRSRPIINTRDEPHADAERYRRLHVIVGDSNMSETTMLLKVGATDLVLRMIEAGTVMRDLTLENPIRAIREVSHDITGQRKVRLASGREASAIEVQREYYEKAVDFVDRRGIRTGNVEKVLELWGRTLDAIEAEDLDRIDTEIDWVMKYKLIERYRGKHNMTMSNPRVAQIDLAYHDIHRRRGLYYLLERKGQAARICNDLKIFEGKSVPPQTTRARLRGDFIRRAQEQRRDFTVDWVHLKLNDQAQRTVLCKDPFRSVDDRVEKLIAGM
- a CDS encoding MFS transporter — encoded protein: MAAGYLDILRARHAARLLTGTLVGRLPNGTAPIAIVLFTRAEGGSYALAGALAAVYGLGTAVGQPLLGRAVDLYGQPRVQLPAAVLSAIGMALLTLVGFGSLPLAYGAVALAGVATPPLEGGLRALWPSVLGSEDRVHRAYAMDAVAQEVMFTVGPLLVTLLVSLWSPAAALLVINAIGVLGALSVVLSEPSRTWRSAPREAHWLGALRSPGLLALLGSFFFVGLALGSITVAGVAYADDQGQESVYGWLMAALGLGALIGGAAYGARQWSGPPERRLRVIVALLALGYLPLTLTPGVVAMTVLAGVAGVFLAPAIACSFIVVDRHAPRGTVTEAFSWLVTTFGVGAAAGTAVAGPAVELGGTAWSFAVAGAGGVAALLVLLATGRVLAAPGRSAVAVRGSENDRNGAVEPGFSSGHQA
- a CDS encoding transposase, translating into MGADRAAPAAQGASVPAPGPEATARPGGVLCGNLFVLHTDIQWEFLPKELGFGSGMTCWRRLRDWNEAGVWQRLHEVLWPS
- the dop gene encoding depupylase/deamidase Dop encodes the protein MTVRRVMGIETEYGISVPGHPNANAMLTSSQIVNAYAAAMHRARRARWDFEEENPLRDARGFDLARETADSSQLTDEDIGLANVILTNGARLYVDHAHPEYSSPEITNPRDAVLWDKAGERIMAEAAERAAQLPGALPIHLYKNNTDNKGASYGTHENYLMKRETPFSDIVRHLTPFFVSRQVVTGAGRVGIGQDGHEHGFQISQRADYFEVEVGLETTLKRPIINTRDEPHSDAEKYRRLHVIIGDANLSEISTYLKLGTTSLVLSMIEDGFINVDLAVDQPVRTLHQVSHDPDLQQLVTLRSGRTLTAVQLQMEYFELGRKYVEERYGADADEQTKDILIRWEDTLNRLENDPMSLSRELDWIAKRELMEGYRRRDSLDWDAPRLHLVDLQYADVRPDKGLYNRLAARGRMNRLLDENEVEQARTAPPEDTRAYFRGRCLEQYADDVAAASWDSVIFDLPGHDSLQRVPTMEPLRGTREHVKDLLDRCRTAEELVRVLAGG
- the prcA gene encoding proteasome subunit alpha, coding for MSTPFYVSPQQAMADRAEYARKGIARGRSLVVLQYTDGIVFVGENPSRALHKFSEIYDRIGFAAAGKYNEYENLRIGGVRYADLRGYTYDRDDVTARGLANVYAQTLGTIFSSAAEKPYEVELVVAEVGAAADGDQIYRLPHDGSIVDEHGSVAVGGNAEQISTFLDQRHRDGMSLAEALKLAVQALSRDPNGSEREIPADRLEVAVLDRTRPQQRKFKRIVGRQLARLLEADGAGSTPTDAPSDTEDGDDSTTATATGKSSGKSSGKKAVTDSGDSADSGSTEAGSTGSGSTDSGGDVE
- the prcB gene encoding proteasome subunit beta, which encodes MEANTRSTGRLPAAFLTPGSSSFMDFLTDQSPAMLPGNRQLPPMKGAIEAPHGTTIVAASFPGGVVLAGDRRATMGSMIAQRDIQKVFPADEYSAVGIAGTAGLAVEMVKLFQLELEHFEKVEGAQLSLEGKANRLSTMIRSNLAMAMQGLAVVPLFAGYDVDRERGRIFSYDVTGGRSEEQGYASTGSGSIFARTSMKKLYREDLTQEQTLTLVVQALYDAADDDSATGGPDVARRIYPIITVITDEGFRKLAETESADIARSVLERRMEQPDGPRAELL
- a CDS encoding ubiquitin-like protein Pup, giving the protein MATKDTGGGQQKATRSTEGTEEQAQDAQASDDLQERQEKLSDDVDDVLDEIDDVLEANAEDFVRSFVQKGGE